The genomic segment CGACCGAGGAAGCAGGTGGCCCGGCGGAGGTGGCAGGCGCTGGGGTAAGTGATGTTGTCATTGCCACAGATTGGCTGCTCAGACAGCATGGCGATTGGGCAAGGAGTTGTGCGGCACATGACACAGTGAGCACTGTTGGTCTGGTCGGTCACACAGGTGTGGGTACCTGGACACACCACGTTGGAGCACGACTCTGTGCAAGACATGAAAAAAGGACTtagcaaattaaaaaaagtgtgatATATTTTGCTTTTGTGCACAACAGCTTATCTTGGAAATAGCATAAACTAGATCAATCATGCTTACTTTTGCAGTCTCCTTGGTACATGACCTCCAGGTCTGGGTGTCCCATGCAGCGGGCCATCAGCAGAGTACACTCATCGGTATATGACCTCCCGTCGCTGCCGCACACAGCGTGCTTCTGGGTAATGTGAGAGCAGTCTGGAGAGCACACACACTGAGGCCTTCCTATCTTCATTTTGCAAACCTTCCCGGGACTGCATTTGACTCCATCGCAAGTCTCTACAAAAGCACAGAAAGTGGTCTCATATGTGAGTGTCAGTGTAATGTTACTGTATTAACAAGTCTGCAGACATCAGGTGAGCCGCAGGCATTTTCATCCAAAACAAGCATGAGTTCTGGGGTTTTCCCAGACCAAAACACAATTTTCACCTTGCACAATATTTACAATAATCACATCTCTTTATTGACCGTTACACACAGGGGTGTCTCGCCTGGTGGAATTTGAGGCTGGCGTGTTTTCATAACAGACCTATGTGTACGGCTGCATACGGATTGGGCTAAGCTCCCGCAGAGGGACGGAGGGGCTCTGAGGTAGACAGAGTTCAAATAGCTGTCAGAGGAGTTTACAGGCTGAGAAATGAGGAAGCCCCGGGCTCCTCTGACACCCCATAATGTCAAAGCACAGGAGGAACCTTAATCCTACACAGTGCAAAATCAACATTAGACAATGCACACAGGTCTTTTCCCAGGGCCTTGAGAGATGATGGCTTATCAGCTCCGAGTCCTGAGGATTCTGTAAACAATGAGGAACTTATTTCTTATTTCCTGTCTCTACCAGCACTTCAATATCCTGTTTTATTCCagatactgtgttttttttttttgtttttttttctggtctaACTTTTGGTTCATTTTCATCTTTCACTTTGTCTCTTGCTGCGCATACATTTTCTCTCTATCTCCTCTGTGTCTCCCAATAAGGGAATgtctgaagaaaagaaaaaaactatagTCTTGTAATGATGTAGGTGTCTTACTCTGAATTGACAAGCCATCTTAACTTTCATTCACGCTGCCGTCGTTTTCCTCTCACCAAATTCCAAATGATCAACATAGTGTAGCACATTATGAGTCCCAGACATGTGGCAGGCATTTACTCCAGCCTGCAGGAATGTATTTTCCTATTTTGCTCATGGAAGCAAACAGGGCAGGAGGAGGCTGTGATTTGACcaacttcattcatttttcatgtgACAACTGTTTACCTTTatgtaagtctttttttttttttttacaaagctgCAGGCTACCCTTGACTGTGGTCTGTTTGCTTATTTCAAGTTTATCTAAATACAATCcacatttctctttctctaagCCGTGTGACGAGGCCAGAAAACCCTGTGGCTGTGGTTGGGTATGTTCTCCAAAAAATGCCAGTGGCTCAATTTTTACTGGACTTCATCAGCTTGGAGAAATTCACATTTTTGTCCTATGATCACATGGTGCAAGTGCTGCTTAAGAAAACAAGAATTTATTTGCAAGTGAACCTGAATGAACCTCGCAGAGATTCCAGGAGAGGAAGCTTCTTAGGACAGCTGGGTGGAGTTATGTGGGAAGATCTCCTGGATCCATGTCTGCATTTTGTTGAAAGCTGCACCGGGAACTCATTGTGGAAATACCTTGATTTCACACACGGCGTGGCTCGAATTAACTTTCACTAACTCTCCGCGGGGAGACGCGAGTTATTTAGTGTAAGGGAGTAGCCAATTTTGTCCCTGTGATATTTAAAACATAAGTTAAACCTTCTGTTTAAAGTCTGCAATTGATATCTAAGCAGTGATTAAAACACCCAGTACTTACCTTAAAACTACCAC from the Sander vitreus isolate 19-12246 chromosome 9, sanVit1, whole genome shotgun sequence genome contains:
- the fstl3 gene encoding follistatin-related protein 3 — translated: MIFFIPVFGVIFTMYQIGRNPASAGMCWLQQDQRCDMVLMRGVTREECCAGGRLDTAWSNTSLPMNEVSLLGFLGIVSCKPCKETCDGVKCSPGKVCKMKIGRPQCVCSPDCSHITQKHAVCGSDGRSYTDECTLLMARCMGHPDLEVMYQGDCKKSCSNVVCPGTHTCVTDQTNSAHCVMCRTTPCPIAMLSEQPICGNDNITYPSACHLRRATCFLGRSIGVRHYGHCNSPPRKPQHFEGSEENAV